From a region of the Cygnus olor isolate bCygOlo1 chromosome 34, bCygOlo1.pri.v2, whole genome shotgun sequence genome:
- the LOC121062740 gene encoding olfactory receptor 14C36-like, producing MPNSSSVSEFLLLAFADTRELQLLHFGLFLGIYLAALLGNGLILTAVARNHCLHTPMYFFLLNLALIDLGSISTTLPKAMANSLWDTRAISYSGCAAQVFFLFFLFGSEYSLLTIMAYDRYVAICKPLHYGTLLGSRACAQMAAAAWGSGFLNAVLHTANTFSVPLCQGNAVDQFFCEIPQILKLSCSDDYLREVGLLLLSACLGVGCFVFIVVSYVQIFRAVLRMPSEQGWHKAFSTCLPHLAVVSLMVSTATFAYLKPPSISSHYLDLVVSFLYSVVPPTVNPLIYSMRNQELKDALRKLWICASSSFIMGP from the coding sequence atgcccaacagcagctctgtgagcgaGTTCCTACTCCTGGCATTCGCAgacacgcgggagctgcagctcctgcacttcgggctcttcctgggcatctacctggctgccctcctgggcaacggcctcatcctcaccgctGTAGCCCGCAACCActgcctccacacccccatgtacttcttcctcctcaacctcgccctcaTCGACCTGGGatccatctccaccactctccccaaagccatggccaattccctctgggacaccagggccatttCCTACTCAGGGTGTGCTGCACAggtcttctttttattcttcttgtttGGTTCAGAGTATTCCCTTCTCACCATCATGGCCTACGAccgctacgttgccatctgcaagcccctgcactatgggaccctcctgggcagcagagcttgtgcccagatggcagcagctgcgtggggcagtggctttctcaatgctgtcctgcacacggccaatacattttcagtgcccctctgccaaggcaatgctgtggaccagttcttctgtgaaatcccccagatcctcaagctctcctgctcagatgaCTACCTCAGGGAAGTTGGGCTTCTTCTGCTTAGTGCCTGTTTAGGTGttggctgctttgttttcattgtggtgtcctatgtgcagatcttcagggccgtgctgaggatgccctctgagcagggctggcacaaagccttttctacatgcctccctcacctggctgtTGTCTCCCTGATGGTCAGCACTGCAACATTTGCTTACCTGAAGCCTCCCTCGATCTCTTCCCATTACCTGGACTTGGTGGTGTCATTTCTGTACTCAGTGGTGCCTCCCAcagtgaaccccctcatctacagcatgaggaaccaggaacTCAAGGATGCCTTGAGGAAACTCTGGATATGTGCCTCTTCATCATTTATAATGGGCCCATAA